The Spiroplasma citri genome has a segment encoding these proteins:
- a CDS encoding pentapeptide repeat-containing protein: MKTLKDMMKDLTDITVEEQKINEYLEDTDLSCADLSCADLRDANLQGTDLRSADLRCANLKGIKITKQQLEQLTVIEEDE, encoded by the coding sequence ATGAAAACATTAAAAGATATGATGAAAGATTTAACAGATATTACTGTTGAAGAACAAAAAATCAATGAATATTTAGAAGATACTGATTTATCTTGTGCTGATTTATCTTGTGCTGATTTACGAGATGCTAATTTACAAGGCACTGATTTACGAAGTGCTGATTTACGTTGCGCTAATTTAAAAGGTATTAAAATCACCAAGCAACAATTAGAACAATTAACTGTTATTGAGGAGGATGAATAA